One genomic segment of Bifidobacterium breve DSM 20213 = JCM 1192 includes these proteins:
- the ruvA gene encoding Holliday junction branch migration protein RuvA, whose translation MIGMLTGRVESVEADTALIDVGGVGYEVRMSATDLSRLHTGTEARVYTYMNLSQDAVTLHGFLDQASKKTFLQLIKVSGIGPKVAQSLLSTLTAGQLARAIADNDAAALAKAPGLGKKGAQKIILELKGSIDLSQIEGASPSGAKVQAQVDTSMEQVIEGLISLGWRQQDAQQAVAEACEDNDIPTPLDTDDVPRVLRLALALMDRGR comes from the coding sequence ATGATCGGCATGCTGACCGGGCGGGTCGAATCGGTTGAAGCCGACACCGCATTGATCGATGTTGGGGGAGTGGGATACGAGGTACGTATGTCCGCCACCGACCTCAGCCGTCTGCACACCGGAACGGAGGCGCGCGTCTACACGTATATGAATCTTTCTCAGGATGCCGTCACGTTACATGGCTTCCTTGATCAGGCCTCCAAGAAAACGTTCCTGCAGCTCATCAAAGTATCCGGCATCGGACCAAAGGTCGCGCAGTCGCTGCTCTCCACACTGACGGCTGGCCAGCTTGCCCGGGCCATCGCCGACAACGATGCCGCCGCGCTGGCCAAGGCACCGGGATTGGGCAAAAAGGGTGCCCAGAAAATCATCCTCGAACTCAAGGGCTCCATTGACCTGAGCCAGATCGAGGGAGCTTCACCGTCAGGCGCCAAGGTTCAGGCGCAGGTGGACACCAGCATGGAGCAGGTCATTGAAGGTCTGATTTCGCTGGGCTGGCGTCAGCAGGACGCCCAGCAGGCCGTGGCTGAAGCCTGCGAGGACAACGACATACCGACACCGCTTGACACCGACGATGTGCCGCGCGTGCTGCGCCTAGCACTCGCACTGATGGATAGGGGCCGCTGA